Proteins from a single region of Pseudopedobacter saltans DSM 12145:
- a CDS encoding DUF5017 domain-containing protein encodes MELKHFFFMAMLLAVVSCKKENRLKLDKLDFDVQASATEVQVNKTVDFYFSGDAELLSFYSGEFLNDYNFKEGRMLDITGGQSISFTSAVDKGSQTNQLSVWASTDFDGNYQNLESIHQATWTDITNRFTLATTNTFVTSGEKDITDIYKSGKPLFIAYKYNTLSQLDYGDARIWMIQDFKIQGQTAEGKLKVLGLNEAGFRIIDENPTTHPARSVVTTSRITMQGNLYTDNWSPGGYHWAISKPLYLDVLNLGPDRAQALKGSENPMPDVFTHKFTKPGTYEVKFIGSVQNINKHKEIIKTITITVKP; translated from the coding sequence ATGGAATTAAAGCATTTCTTTTTCATGGCTATGCTATTGGCTGTGGTTTCCTGTAAAAAAGAAAATCGTTTAAAACTCGATAAACTGGATTTTGATGTGCAGGCCAGTGCTACTGAGGTGCAGGTAAATAAAACGGTAGATTTTTATTTTAGCGGGGATGCCGAGTTATTAAGCTTCTATTCGGGCGAATTTTTAAATGACTATAATTTTAAAGAAGGCCGGATGCTTGATATTACAGGCGGACAAAGCATCTCTTTTACATCAGCTGTAGACAAGGGAAGCCAGACAAATCAATTATCGGTTTGGGCAAGTACCGATTTTGATGGAAATTATCAGAATTTAGAAAGCATTCATCAGGCTACCTGGACAGATATAACCAACCGTTTTACTCTTGCTACAACGAATACATTTGTAACGTCCGGAGAAAAGGATATTACAGACATTTATAAGTCTGGAAAGCCTCTTTTCATCGCATATAAATACAATACCCTTTCTCAGTTAGATTACGGTGATGCCAGAATATGGATGATACAGGATTTCAAAATTCAGGGACAAACAGCGGAAGGGAAACTGAAAGTACTTGGTTTAAACGAAGCAGGTTTTAGAATTATAGATGAAAATCCCACAACTCATCCTGCCAGGTCTGTAGTGACTACATCAAGAATTACAATGCAAGGTAACTTGTATACTGACAATTGGTCTCCAGGTGGTTACCATTGGGCAATTAGTAAACCGCTTTATCTTGACGTTCTGAACTTGGGACCAGACCGGGCTCAGGCTTTAAAAGGAAGTGAAAACCCTATGCCAGATGTTTTTACGCACAAATTTACAAAACCAGGTACTTACGAAGTGAAATTTATTGGCTCTGTTCAGAATATCAATAAACATAAAGAAATAATCAAAACAATTACGATTACTGTAAAACCATAA
- a CDS encoding fibronectin type III domain-containing protein, whose translation MKRTLLLFGFALFAKLGVAQNFTEGNIVLLRVGDEEYGGNYASSNYNCPLFLDEYSVTGTTATLAQSVALPIADNGINKRIVAPGNSSNEGLMSRSADGKYLLVPGYVGNVSDKNIVATTKVYNSPSTVERVIGVVDYQKSINTSNTYTGIYENNNFRSVTSYDASSFWGVGGGSNTSVQHLSSATATIGGSNLLQARSFKNKLYVTGKTELYDINDKSNPNQAATSSNANYTKVATGLTNVQSFCIADQAGETVMYVLEVGAPFIVKKYALISGVWSAKGSVNGPTGSKGLAIESKVVNSNNVELYIVSNTSTSQTDVYQLLDISGYSGNMTANTPTNILSVTSDYSYRGIALAPVKNSVLPVKLTDFKAKKIGSSIQLSWTTASENENDYFEVLKSTGEGFQVIDKIKGNGTTDQISNYSFIDKEQSSGTVYYQLRQVDKNGHSELSSIVSVNPSAFGSNDPKVNASLTTQQLSFEIASLIKTEAKLIVKDVSGKLLVDKNISLSIGKNAFTLPVKLSNTVYVALISKSGETKAVKFIPNK comes from the coding sequence ATGAAAAGAACACTTTTACTTTTTGGCTTTGCATTGTTTGCTAAACTTGGGGTAGCCCAGAATTTTACGGAAGGTAATATTGTACTACTTCGGGTTGGAGATGAGGAATATGGAGGAAATTATGCAAGTAGTAATTATAATTGCCCTCTGTTTTTGGATGAATATTCAGTTACTGGTACTACTGCTACATTAGCACAGAGTGTGGCTTTGCCTATAGCTGATAACGGAATTAATAAAAGGATAGTAGCTCCGGGAAATTCATCAAATGAAGGTCTCATGTCAAGATCTGCAGATGGAAAATATTTGTTAGTACCCGGGTATGTGGGGAATGTGTCTGACAAAAATATTGTTGCTACAACAAAAGTTTACAATTCACCATCAACGGTTGAGAGAGTAATAGGTGTGGTGGATTATCAAAAAAGTATAAATACTTCTAATACTTATACCGGCATATATGAAAATAATAATTTCAGATCGGTTACATCTTATGATGCCAGCTCTTTTTGGGGAGTGGGTGGAGGAAGTAATACTTCGGTTCAGCACCTTTCATCGGCCACTGCAACTATAGGTGGATCGAATTTGTTACAGGCAAGATCTTTTAAGAATAAATTGTATGTAACCGGAAAAACAGAACTATATGATATTAATGATAAGTCTAACCCAAACCAGGCTGCTACATCATCAAATGCAAACTATACAAAAGTAGCTACAGGATTAACAAATGTGCAGTCTTTTTGCATAGCAGATCAGGCTGGAGAAACTGTGATGTATGTTTTAGAAGTGGGGGCTCCTTTTATCGTTAAAAAATATGCGTTAATTTCTGGTGTGTGGTCAGCAAAAGGTTCTGTAAATGGGCCAACCGGATCTAAGGGTTTGGCTATAGAATCAAAAGTTGTTAATAGCAATAATGTCGAACTATACATAGTAAGTAATACCTCAACATCTCAAACAGATGTCTATCAATTGTTAGATATTTCGGGCTATAGCGGAAATATGACAGCTAATACTCCGACTAATATACTATCTGTTACATCTGATTATTCGTATAGGGGAATAGCTTTGGCTCCCGTAAAAAACTCTGTCCTTCCTGTTAAATTAACAGATTTTAAAGCTAAGAAAATAGGTTCTTCCATACAATTGAGCTGGACTACGGCGTCAGAAAACGAAAACGATTACTTTGAGGTATTGAAATCTACAGGAGAAGGATTTCAAGTAATAGATAAGATAAAAGGAAACGGAACAACTGACCAAATAAGTAATTACAGTTTTATAGACAAAGAGCAGTCATCCGGTACGGTATATTATCAATTAAGGCAGGTAGACAAAAATGGTCATTCTGAACTTTCGTCAATTGTCTCTGTAAATCCTTCTGCTTTCGGTTCAAATGATCCCAAAGTTAATGCTTCTCTAACAACACAACAGTTAAGTTTTGAAATTGCTTCATTGATAAAAACAGAGGCTAAGCTGATTGTTAAAGATGTTTCAGGTAAGTTATTGGTTGATAAAAATATATCTCTGTCTATAGGGAAGAATGCGTTTACACTACCTGTTAAATTATCAAATACCGTTTATGTCGCCCTTATTTCAAAATCAGGAGAAACTAAAGCAGTAAAATTTATACCTAATAAATAA
- a CDS encoding alpha-N-acetylglucosaminidase, translating to MKRTYLLTLLFVAGVCLNAFSQLNIAASKKLIQRIVPQHYQQFEVKYLTKASEEDRFEIESKNGKIVLSGNNGVAVASALNYYLKEYCNFEITWNGSNRNMPKVLPVIKEKISKTSPHELRYYLNYCTFSYSMAWWDWKRWEEEIDWMALNGINMPLAITGQEAIWQKVYKGMGFSDRDLQEFFTGPAYFGWFYMNNMDAWGGPLPQSWIDSHKDLQKKILARQRELGMIPVLPAFTGHVPKSFVKKFPEAKVDSVNWQGNFPNIYMLNPNDPMFSKIGEQFLKEQTREYGTDHYYSSDIFNELNPPSSDPKYLYDISEKVYSSMKKVDPKSVWVMQAWLFVSAHGRKFWTPERMQAFLKPVPDDKLIILDLYTENRPRWKNTEGYYGKKWVWNMLHNFGGNIGLFGKAQTIASEPARVLSDPMKGNYSGIGLTMEGIEQNPFIYQLMLDHVWNNEPIELEKWTNKYITRRYGVLDNNAVKAWEILLNTVYKDNNKDQGAPESILSGRPTFAQNSYWTWTDLYYDNREFVRAWDYLIKSADKLRNSDGFQYDIVDITRQAMANYATALQRQLAYTYYAGDVNTYEKESRRFLELLSDLDRLLATRKDFLLGIWIDDAKKWATNDAERKLYEFNAKDLVSMWGHKDITINDYSARQWSGLVENYYKQRWKIFFDQSLQKLKNNEIWDQAEFEKYIKDWEWNWVNRRETYPTNTKGDPVNVSKEMYNKYFPIIVNVNIVK from the coding sequence ATGAAAAGAACCTATTTATTGACGCTTTTGTTTGTTGCCGGCGTCTGTTTAAATGCTTTTTCCCAACTGAATATAGCCGCGTCCAAAAAACTGATCCAGCGTATTGTTCCACAGCATTATCAGCAATTTGAAGTTAAATATCTTACTAAAGCGAGTGAGGAAGACCGTTTTGAAATTGAGTCAAAAAACGGAAAAATAGTGCTTTCGGGTAATAATGGTGTTGCTGTAGCCTCTGCTTTAAATTACTACCTGAAAGAATATTGCAATTTCGAGATCACCTGGAACGGGAGCAACCGCAATATGCCTAAAGTTCTACCTGTTATTAAAGAGAAAATCAGCAAAACAAGTCCACATGAGTTAAGGTATTACCTGAATTATTGTACTTTCAGCTATTCGATGGCTTGGTGGGACTGGAAACGCTGGGAAGAGGAAATCGACTGGATGGCTTTAAACGGAATCAATATGCCTTTAGCCATAACGGGTCAGGAGGCTATCTGGCAGAAGGTTTATAAAGGAATGGGATTTAGCGATAGAGACTTACAGGAATTCTTTACTGGCCCTGCTTATTTTGGCTGGTTTTATATGAATAATATGGATGCTTGGGGTGGCCCGCTTCCTCAATCCTGGATAGATTCGCATAAAGATTTACAGAAGAAGATTCTTGCCAGACAAAGAGAATTAGGAATGATTCCAGTACTGCCGGCATTCACTGGACATGTGCCTAAATCGTTCGTAAAGAAGTTTCCCGAAGCAAAGGTTGACAGCGTAAACTGGCAGGGTAATTTTCCGAATATCTATATGCTGAATCCTAACGATCCGATGTTTTCTAAAATAGGAGAACAGTTTCTTAAAGAGCAGACCAGGGAATATGGTACAGATCATTATTATTCATCCGACATATTTAATGAACTGAACCCACCATCATCAGATCCTAAATACCTGTATGATATCAGCGAGAAGGTATATTCTTCTATGAAGAAAGTTGATCCAAAGTCGGTTTGGGTTATGCAGGCCTGGTTGTTTGTGAGTGCCCATGGCAGAAAATTCTGGACTCCGGAAAGAATGCAGGCTTTTCTGAAACCTGTTCCTGATGATAAACTGATAATTCTTGATTTGTATACTGAGAATCGTCCGCGATGGAAAAATACTGAAGGGTATTATGGTAAAAAATGGGTTTGGAATATGCTGCATAATTTTGGAGGTAATATAGGTCTATTTGGTAAAGCGCAGACTATAGCAAGCGAACCTGCAAGGGTTTTGTCAGATCCGATGAAAGGGAATTACAGTGGCATTGGTTTAACGATGGAAGGTATAGAACAAAATCCTTTTATCTACCAATTGATGCTTGACCATGTCTGGAATAACGAACCTATTGAGCTGGAAAAATGGACCAACAAGTATATTACCAGACGTTATGGGGTTTTAGATAACAATGCTGTAAAAGCCTGGGAAATATTGTTAAATACGGTTTATAAAGATAACAATAAAGACCAGGGAGCTCCTGAGTCTATACTTAGTGGCAGACCAACATTTGCACAAAACAGCTATTGGACCTGGACAGATTTGTATTATGATAACCGTGAGTTTGTAAGGGCATGGGACTATTTAATAAAATCTGCAGATAAGCTTAGAAATAGTGATGGTTTCCAGTATGATATAGTAGATATTACCAGACAGGCGATGGCTAATTATGCAACGGCTTTACAAAGACAACTGGCTTATACTTATTATGCTGGTGATGTTAATACTTATGAAAAGGAGTCTAGGAGATTTCTGGAGCTCCTTTCGGATTTAGACCGGCTTTTGGCTACAAGAAAAGATTTCTTACTGGGCATATGGATAGACGATGCCAAGAAATGGGCTACTAATGATGCTGAGAGGAAACTTTACGAATTTAATGCCAAAGATTTGGTTTCTATGTGGGGACATAAAGACATTACTATCAATGATTATTCCGCAAGACAGTGGAGTGGATTAGTAGAAAATTACTATAAGCAACGCTGGAAGATATTCTTCGATCAGTCTTTGCAGAAACTGAAGAACAATGAGATTTGGGATCAGGCGGAATTTGAAAAATATATTAAAGATTGGGAATGGAACTGGGTAAACAGGCGGGAAACTTACCCCACCAATACAAAAGGAGACCCTGTAAATGTTTCTAAAGAAATGTATAACAAGTATTTTCCGATAATAGTTAACGTTAACATTGTAAAATAA
- a CDS encoding SUMF1/EgtB/PvdO family nonheme iron enzyme, whose translation MKKLILIYYLFAFVLTVNAQQLNSIGLEMVDIKPGRFLMGDYAYGENKDESPTHIVNISRPFKISSTEISNAQYEQFDPAHRQLRRKNGFSTEDDEAVIYVNYQDAVNFCEWLSEKEGKQYRLPTEAEWEYVCKAGTLTPYAIGDRVLPKEYLKNQDIIWEPKPVSLKVKQTKPNAWGIYDMHGNVEEWCLDWYGKYTVSEKTDPAGYEKGLYRITRGGSHGTPVRYLRSSNRSALIPEDKTLYTGFRIVEVTEKLKPASFISEPIPKNGIPKASIFKWNVTDKPVFMEPLTYLHTNNAGKNDFMYHHNHCPAATWLPNGDLLAIWFSTEDEKGREMTILSSRLKVGEQKWTDPELFFKVPDRNMTGSSLFYDQQRNVVYHMNGVEATGTWQNLAMVKRESKDNGYTWSKPEFANPEHELGNQVIAGMFKTKEGWLVQPCDATPKVRGGSVIHISKDNGKTWSSPSVISNQIPVFKQGGEGTIIAGIHAGVVQLQNGDLMAFGRDDNIKAGNNYYMPMSLSKNGGQTWTYHATEFPPISSGQRLILRRLNEGALLLVSFTDASVTDRKGMQFTRKDGTTYTGYGMYAAVSFDDGKTWPVKKLITDGKEGFLNGGGFTGYFKINAQYAEPKGYLAATQSPDNMIHLFSSALHYRFNMKWLMD comes from the coding sequence ATGAAAAAGTTAATTCTGATTTATTACCTGTTTGCATTTGTTCTGACTGTTAATGCCCAACAGCTTAATTCTATTGGCTTAGAAATGGTTGATATAAAACCCGGTAGATTTCTAATGGGCGATTATGCCTATGGTGAAAATAAAGATGAGAGCCCGACACATATTGTAAATATATCCAGACCGTTCAAAATTTCGTCAACAGAAATTAGCAATGCGCAATATGAGCAATTCGATCCCGCGCATCGACAACTAAGGCGTAAAAATGGTTTCTCTACAGAAGACGACGAAGCAGTTATTTATGTGAACTACCAAGATGCAGTTAATTTTTGCGAATGGCTTTCGGAAAAGGAAGGTAAACAATACCGTTTACCTACTGAGGCGGAGTGGGAATATGTATGCAAGGCAGGTACATTAACTCCTTATGCCATTGGTGACAGGGTTTTACCTAAAGAGTATCTCAAGAATCAGGATATTATCTGGGAACCTAAACCGGTTTCATTAAAAGTGAAGCAAACTAAACCTAATGCCTGGGGAATTTATGATATGCATGGGAATGTAGAGGAATGGTGTTTGGATTGGTATGGGAAATATACCGTATCTGAAAAAACAGATCCGGCCGGTTATGAAAAGGGTTTATATAGAATTACAAGAGGTGGCAGTCATGGAACACCTGTGAGGTATTTACGCTCGTCGAACAGGTCTGCCCTTATTCCCGAAGATAAGACACTTTACACCGGTTTTAGAATTGTAGAAGTAACAGAAAAGCTGAAACCTGCTTCTTTTATTTCAGAACCTATACCGAAGAATGGAATTCCAAAGGCGTCCATATTTAAATGGAACGTGACGGATAAACCTGTTTTTATGGAACCTTTGACTTACCTACATACCAATAATGCAGGTAAGAATGATTTTATGTACCATCATAATCATTGTCCGGCGGCAACATGGTTGCCTAATGGAGATTTGCTTGCAATATGGTTTTCTACGGAAGATGAAAAAGGTAGGGAAATGACCATTTTATCCAGCCGTTTGAAGGTTGGAGAACAAAAATGGACTGATCCTGAACTATTTTTTAAGGTTCCCGATCGTAATATGACCGGATCTTCACTGTTTTATGACCAGCAAAGAAATGTTGTTTACCATATGAATGGTGTTGAAGCAACCGGCACCTGGCAAAATCTCGCCATGGTAAAGCGAGAAAGTAAAGATAACGGCTACACCTGGTCTAAACCAGAATTTGCCAATCCTGAACATGAATTGGGAAATCAGGTTATTGCCGGGATGTTTAAAACAAAAGAAGGCTGGCTGGTACAACCCTGTGATGCTACACCAAAAGTAAGAGGGGGCAGTGTCATTCATATTTCTAAAGACAATGGAAAAACCTGGAGCAGTCCTTCTGTAATATCAAATCAAATACCTGTTTTTAAACAAGGAGGAGAAGGCACTATAATAGCAGGAATACATGCTGGCGTTGTACAACTACAAAATGGAGACTTAATGGCGTTTGGCAGAGATGACAACATTAAGGCCGGTAATAATTATTACATGCCTATGAGTCTATCGAAGAATGGTGGACAGACTTGGACTTATCATGCTACAGAGTTCCCTCCCATATCCAGTGGTCAGCGATTAATTCTGAGAAGGTTAAATGAAGGAGCTTTATTGCTGGTTTCATTTACAGATGCAAGTGTTACTGATAGAAAAGGAATGCAGTTTACCCGAAAAGACGGAACAACTTATACAGGTTATGGTATGTATGCTGCTGTTTCATTTGATGATGGTAAAACCTGGCCGGTAAAAAAACTGATTACCGATGGAAAAGAAGGTTTTTTGAACGGCGGAGGCTTTACAGGTTATTTCAAAATAAATGCACAATATGCTGAACCTAAAGGATATCTGGCAGCTACACAAAGCCCCGATAACATGATTCATTTGTTTAGTAGCGCATTGCACTATAGGTTTAATATGAAATGGCTAATGGATTAA
- a CDS encoding sialate O-acetylesterase, with protein sequence MLKRFFRKYFPLLFLAVPQASEAKIILPALVGDGMVLQRNVAIPVWGWADPGEIVRIEFKGKVYKTQANGQGKWTLSLDKQPASIPLQMLIRGEKEEIVIKNIAIGDVWVCSGQSNMYMKMKDLGEAYPLKIDDNIPQIRSIEVSKVTSFKPEENFKSIGWREAMPMHLPAFSAVAYFFAKELYKKNQVPIGLISTSWGGTKAEAWVSLEGLKDFPDYINRYKNVSEPAFRESVLQKEQQEIKSWSDQVMGLDKGFQSLKTWNAVDFDDSSWKRVILPAYWEKQPELKNYDGVVWFRKEIELTKADLGKRSTIFLSYVDELDSTYINGKLIGATYGRNNIRKYAVPEDLLVEGKNVITVRVTDWGGPGGFSSGPDGMKIVIGERVVGLNNEWAYKESLPLKDMPKYPRTDKIVLQYEPSLLYNAMIAPLTNYAIKGVIWYQGESNTDKAEEYGRLLPALIKDWRKQWNLGDFPFLYVQLPNYGPYSLNVLSSNWANLRESQLKTLAVSNTGMAVTIDVGEEKDLHPKNKWDVGKRLAIAAQKVAYGNNKIVYSGPIYKEMKVSGTEAKITFDHTGSGLAIRDSNLLQGFFIAGENGVFVQANARIENNQVVVWHNSVSKPVAVRYAWQDNPYKSNLINKEGLPASPFRTDKPWRQQL encoded by the coding sequence ATGTTAAAGCGTTTTTTTAGAAAATATTTTCCATTACTATTCTTAGCCGTTCCGCAAGCTTCAGAAGCTAAAATTATTTTGCCTGCCTTAGTGGGCGATGGTATGGTTTTGCAGAGAAATGTTGCGATTCCTGTTTGGGGATGGGCAGATCCTGGTGAGATTGTTCGGATTGAATTTAAAGGCAAAGTTTATAAGACACAGGCTAATGGGCAAGGAAAATGGACATTGTCTTTGGATAAACAGCCTGCATCGATTCCTCTTCAAATGCTTATAAGAGGCGAAAAGGAAGAGATAGTTATTAAAAATATTGCGATAGGTGATGTATGGGTATGTTCCGGGCAATCCAATATGTATATGAAAATGAAGGATTTGGGAGAGGCTTATCCATTGAAGATAGATGATAATATTCCCCAAATAAGGTCTATAGAGGTTTCTAAAGTAACCAGTTTTAAGCCCGAAGAGAATTTTAAAAGTATAGGATGGCGGGAAGCTATGCCCATGCATCTTCCTGCATTTTCAGCGGTTGCTTATTTCTTTGCTAAAGAACTGTACAAAAAAAATCAGGTTCCAATAGGTTTAATAAGTACCAGTTGGGGTGGTACAAAAGCTGAGGCCTGGGTAAGTCTGGAAGGATTGAAAGACTTTCCTGATTATATTAATAGATATAAAAATGTAAGCGAACCGGCGTTCAGAGAATCAGTATTACAAAAGGAACAGCAAGAAATAAAATCATGGTCAGACCAGGTTATGGGATTAGACAAAGGCTTTCAATCGTTAAAAACATGGAATGCTGTTGATTTTGACGATTCATCATGGAAGCGAGTTATTCTGCCCGCTTACTGGGAAAAACAGCCTGAATTAAAAAATTATGACGGCGTAGTGTGGTTCAGGAAGGAAATTGAGCTTACTAAAGCAGATTTAGGGAAACGCAGTACAATATTTCTTTCTTATGTGGACGAGCTGGACAGTACTTATATAAACGGAAAACTGATTGGAGCTACCTATGGAAGGAATAACATTAGAAAATACGCGGTCCCGGAAGATTTGTTGGTGGAAGGAAAAAATGTAATAACCGTAAGAGTAACGGATTGGGGTGGTCCTGGAGGATTTAGTAGTGGTCCGGATGGTATGAAGATAGTTATTGGTGAAAGGGTAGTTGGCCTGAATAACGAGTGGGCTTATAAAGAGAGTCTGCCATTGAAAGACATGCCTAAATACCCGCGTACAGATAAAATTGTACTGCAATATGAGCCGTCTTTACTGTACAATGCCATGATAGCTCCTTTAACGAATTATGCTATAAAGGGAGTTATATGGTATCAGGGAGAATCTAATACAGATAAAGCTGAGGAATACGGCAGACTATTACCGGCTCTTATAAAGGACTGGCGAAAACAATGGAATCTGGGAGACTTTCCTTTTTTATATGTACAGTTACCTAATTATGGCCCATACAGTCTGAATGTATTATCCAGCAACTGGGCAAACCTGAGGGAATCACAGTTGAAGACACTTGCTGTATCCAATACAGGAATGGCTGTTACAATAGATGTGGGAGAGGAAAAAGATTTACATCCTAAAAATAAATGGGATGTAGGAAAGAGGCTTGCTATAGCCGCACAAAAAGTGGCCTATGGAAATAATAAAATAGTTTATTCGGGCCCGATCTATAAAGAAATGAAAGTATCTGGTACAGAAGCAAAGATAACTTTCGATCATACAGGTTCTGGACTTGCCATAAGGGATAGCAACTTGTTACAAGGCTTTTTTATAGCAGGGGAAAATGGAGTTTTTGTACAGGCGAATGCACGAATTGAAAATAATCAGGTAGTGGTTTGGCATAATAGCGTCTCTAAACCTGTAGCGGTTAGATACGCATGGCAAGATAACCCTTATAAAAGTAATCTGATTAATAAAGAAGGTCTGCCTGCATCACCATTCAGAACAGATAAACCCTGGAGACAGCAGTTATGA
- a CDS encoding RagB/SusD family nutrient uptake outer membrane protein → MKLRILTVLVISQIFFSGCEKFLDVKPQDILAPEAYYETEKDLEHSLAGIYDVLGNNVLYGGQILFNYALDGDDGYCSRVSTTTGPMLYDFTSSDPFVTNHWNTLYIGINRANLLLENIDSNPSISKDIRNRVRGEASFLRAYFYFLLVQTYGEVPIVLASTKSTSNTDIEKSSIKEVYDVILKDMEYAEEHVRDINEAGGGRVNKSAVRGILARVCLFMAGYPLKDVSKYEDAKNWALKVINDGNSGHRLNASYSQIFINYAKDFYDVKESIWEVEFYGDIANGFDETGWNGYVNSPSSTLDNIKSLSFVAATANLYNKYDLGDTRRDWNIANFSYNATGGKTYSNSTSYASLFVRPAAKFRREYELNPVKKAYATPQNFPILRFSDILLMYAEALNEISFANKSEVVKYLEMVRERAFMKKGSVKSITVNNRGSNYSVAPTITITGGGGSGAKAYAVLNGSKQISGILLERDGVIGSVFGEGYTSVPTVTITTPAGATGSGGIATAVLFDGTEHKVPALATVNQEALRKFIQEERSRELAFECLRKADLIRWEKFLENMQDVYNTISQQVPPANYANYINRYQNVNSKHLLWPIPSRELSLNSKLKQNNNW, encoded by the coding sequence ATGAAATTGAGAATTTTAACAGTACTGGTAATTTCGCAAATATTCTTTTCGGGTTGTGAGAAATTTCTGGATGTAAAGCCCCAGGATATTCTGGCTCCAGAAGCCTATTATGAAACCGAAAAAGATCTTGAACATTCACTGGCGGGTATTTATGATGTTTTAGGTAACAATGTTTTATATGGCGGGCAGATTTTATTTAATTATGCTTTAGATGGAGATGACGGTTATTGCAGCAGGGTTTCTACAACTACAGGCCCTATGTTATATGATTTTACTTCTTCGGATCCTTTTGTAACCAATCATTGGAATACCTTATATATTGGTATTAATCGCGCAAATCTTTTGCTGGAAAATATAGATAGCAATCCATCTATATCTAAGGACATCAGAAACAGAGTACGGGGGGAAGCGTCTTTTCTACGAGCCTATTTTTATTTTCTGTTGGTGCAAACTTATGGAGAGGTACCTATTGTCCTTGCTTCGACTAAATCTACCTCAAATACAGATATCGAAAAATCTTCTATAAAAGAAGTTTATGATGTGATTTTGAAGGACATGGAGTATGCCGAAGAGCATGTAAGGGATATAAACGAAGCAGGTGGAGGTCGTGTCAACAAATCTGCGGTAAGAGGGATTTTGGCAAGGGTTTGTCTATTTATGGCAGGATATCCGCTGAAAGATGTATCGAAATATGAAGATGCAAAAAACTGGGCATTGAAGGTCATAAATGATGGAAACTCGGGACATCGGCTAAATGCTTCTTATTCACAGATTTTCATCAATTATGCTAAAGATTTTTATGACGTAAAGGAGAGCATTTGGGAAGTAGAGTTCTACGGTGATATAGCGAATGGTTTTGACGAAACCGGGTGGAATGGTTACGTTAATTCGCCAAGCTCTACACTTGATAATATAAAAAGCCTTTCGTTTGTGGCAGCAACTGCTAATTTGTATAACAAGTATGATTTGGGAGATACACGGAGGGATTGGAATATAGCTAATTTTAGCTACAATGCTACCGGTGGAAAAACCTATTCAAACTCAACCTCATATGCTTCATTGTTTGTGCGTCCGGCAGCGAAATTTAGAAGGGAATATGAATTGAACCCGGTGAAAAAAGCATATGCTACCCCTCAAAATTTTCCGATTCTAAGATTTTCGGATATACTTCTGATGTATGCGGAAGCTTTGAATGAAATTTCTTTCGCCAATAAATCTGAAGTGGTGAAATACCTTGAAATGGTTAGGGAAAGAGCCTTTATGAAAAAAGGTAGTGTAAAATCTATAACGGTTAATAATAGAGGTAGCAATTATTCTGTTGCACCAACTATTACTATTACAGGCGGGGGCGGCTCGGGCGCTAAAGCCTATGCGGTCTTAAATGGATCTAAACAGATATCGGGAATTCTTTTAGAAAGGGACGGCGTAATAGGCTCGGTTTTCGGGGAAGGATATACTTCTGTTCCTACCGTTACCATAACCACTCCTGCGGGCGCGACAGGATCGGGAGGTATAGCAACAGCAGTACTTTTTGACGGAACGGAGCATAAGGTGCCCGCTTTAGCAACAGTCAATCAGGAAGCGCTAAGGAAGTTTATTCAGGAAGAAAGATCTAGAGAACTGGCGTTTGAGTGTTTGCGAAAGGCAGATCTTATTCGTTGGGAGAAGTTTCTTGAAAATATGCAGGATGTTTATAATACAATCAGCCAGCAAGTACCTCCGGCAAACTATGCCAACTATATCAATAGGTATCAAAATGTAAACAGTAAACATTTGCTATGGCCTATTCCATCAAGGGAATTAAGCCTGAACAGCAAATTGAAGCAAAATAATAACTGGTAA